In Halobacillus amylolyticus, the following proteins share a genomic window:
- a CDS encoding alanine/glycine:cation symporter family protein, whose product MYNFLNWASGVVWGPVLLILLVGTGVYLTLRLGFLQFKTLPYALKLAFKPSKSRENEKGDISHYQALTTALAATIGTGNIAGVATAVVLGGPGAVFWMWITAVFGMATKYAEAILAVKYRVTDKNGQMSGGPMYYLERGLKAKWLGICFALFGAVAAFGIGNMVQSNSVSDVMETTFNVPTWVTGIILTFFAGLVLLGGIKSIGRVTAFFVPIMAVFYIIGGLIIIFLNLDQVPQAFGTIFTDAFTANAVGGGLLGTAIRYGVARGVFSNEAGLGSAPIAAAAARTDYPGRQALVSMTQVFIDTIIVCSITGLTIVMAGQYGSGLDGADLTSASFGMFLGDIGAYIVTLGLIFFAFSTIVGWSYYGEKCFGYLTGGRGIGGYKIVFVLFVLVGAIAQLDTVWKFADVMNGLMAFPNLIGLLLLSGVVAAETNKFLKVAKQEKAEEKQAKYSEQ is encoded by the coding sequence ATTTATAACTTTTTGAATTGGGCTAGCGGCGTTGTTTGGGGACCGGTATTATTAATTCTTCTTGTTGGTACAGGGGTTTACTTAACGTTACGCCTAGGTTTTCTTCAATTTAAAACACTTCCATATGCTTTAAAACTTGCTTTTAAACCGAGCAAGTCTAGAGAAAACGAGAAAGGGGATATTTCACATTATCAAGCCTTAACTACAGCCTTAGCCGCTACCATTGGAACAGGTAACATAGCTGGGGTAGCCACAGCCGTTGTTTTAGGCGGCCCTGGGGCTGTATTTTGGATGTGGATCACAGCGGTGTTCGGTATGGCGACGAAGTACGCAGAAGCCATCCTTGCTGTAAAATATCGTGTAACAGATAAAAATGGCCAAATGTCCGGCGGGCCTATGTATTATCTTGAACGCGGACTGAAAGCCAAATGGTTGGGCATCTGTTTTGCATTGTTTGGGGCAGTAGCCGCCTTTGGTATTGGGAACATGGTTCAGTCAAACTCTGTCTCTGATGTTATGGAGACAACCTTTAATGTTCCAACATGGGTGACTGGAATTATACTTACCTTCTTTGCTGGTCTTGTCCTTTTAGGAGGAATTAAAAGTATCGGTAGAGTTACGGCCTTCTTTGTACCGATTATGGCCGTCTTTTATATTATTGGTGGTTTAATTATTATTTTCCTAAACCTTGATCAAGTACCGCAGGCATTTGGAACAATCTTCACTGATGCCTTCACTGCCAATGCTGTCGGCGGCGGCTTACTTGGTACAGCTATCCGCTATGGTGTTGCCCGCGGAGTATTTTCAAACGAAGCTGGTTTAGGGTCTGCTCCCATTGCTGCTGCTGCAGCAAGAACGGATTACCCGGGACGTCAGGCACTCGTATCGATGACACAGGTTTTCATTGACACGATTATTGTCTGTAGTATAACCGGATTAACGATCGTCATGGCCGGTCAATATGGCAGCGGACTAGATGGCGCTGATTTAACTTCCGCTTCATTTGGAATGTTTCTTGGTGATATAGGTGCCTACATCGTTACTCTTGGTTTAATTTTCTTCGCCTTTTCAACCATTGTAGGTTGGTCTTATTACGGCGAGAAATGTTTCGGATATCTAACAGGCGGACGCGGGATCGGTGGTTATAAAATTGTATTCGTTCTATTCGTCTTGGTTGGGGCTATCGCTCAGCTTGATACTGTTTGGAAATTTGCAGATGTCATGAACGGCCTAATGGCATTCCCTAACTTAATCGGACTCCTGCTTCTCTCAGGAGTTGTTGCAGCTGAAACAAATAAGTTCCTAAAAGTAGCCAAACAAGAAAAAGCCGAAGAAAAACAAGCAAAATACTCCGAGCAATAA
- a CDS encoding sensor domain-containing protein translates to MLNSSPLFDQPKVTQLLNVLEEQQKLTPASRQAIEEIRSIVQGSEILQEAVDLVVPTVLLDEGGIIRETSEAFCRFIQKNCSELMGCSLLSLLVRDKSGIMRGDSPVFKGKGIWQEELCYKTSSGEERWHKTTSVAMPHSSNKNVVLILGQDITESKPPLSFDYEQDDYTRTVNALINLVFKVRYNPSSKDFFFVMFEGKLAREIELTTDYVRNKSLVELFGEKQAAFYRNQYSQAFEGKSVSYKHTYKNRIFYTTLSPVDVGGEIVEVIGSAVEVTMYENAESRIRHMAYHDPLTDLPNRRKLQTDLEQYIDLSEHTEPMTIMFCDLDRFKYVNDAMGHVAGDQVIKTMTERIRSCLDDDDTLYRLGGDEFVIAIRNDPGPNKTNQVGEKILEQVSRPIDLMGKKVFITMSIGVSTYPNDGSTSQELMGKADIAMHYCKMRGRDSVLFYTKGMNRSYNQLVSLEGDLREAISKKQLSLHYQPKVDVDSGYINGMEALVRWEHPTKGIISPNEFIPLAEETGLITQIDEWVLYEACRQNQEWIELGYAPERIAVNVSANEIQKDDFACKVQRILAMTGLAPEYLEVEVTENSVMQHTEDCIRTMQYLKSMGVSLAIDDFGTGYSSLSYLRQFPIHYLKIDQTFTKDVLTDPSDAEIVKAMIQLADAFKLGVVAEGVESEEVLAFLKENQCQFYQGYYFSRPLPPEEIVHLLTKQSTYTSKENPPSS, encoded by the coding sequence ATGCTGAATTCCAGCCCATTATTCGATCAACCAAAGGTAACACAGCTTCTAAACGTACTAGAAGAGCAACAGAAGTTGACACCAGCCTCCCGACAAGCTATCGAGGAGATCAGGAGTATCGTTCAGGGCAGCGAAATTTTACAAGAAGCTGTTGACCTTGTAGTGCCCACGGTCTTATTAGATGAGGGAGGTATAATACGAGAAACGAGCGAGGCTTTTTGCCGCTTTATTCAAAAGAACTGTTCCGAATTGATGGGTTGTTCCTTGCTTTCATTACTTGTCAGGGATAAAAGCGGAATAATGAGAGGGGATTCTCCTGTATTTAAGGGGAAAGGGATTTGGCAAGAGGAACTATGCTATAAAACATCCTCTGGTGAAGAACGGTGGCATAAGACGACGAGTGTGGCAATGCCTCACTCTAGTAATAAAAATGTAGTACTCATACTTGGTCAGGATATAACGGAGTCGAAGCCACCCCTTTCATTTGATTATGAACAAGATGATTATACGAGAACGGTAAACGCCTTAATCAACTTAGTGTTTAAGGTAAGGTATAATCCATCTTCCAAAGATTTTTTCTTCGTAATGTTTGAAGGCAAGCTTGCCCGTGAAATTGAGCTGACTACTGATTATGTACGAAATAAAAGCCTTGTTGAGTTATTTGGCGAAAAACAAGCAGCCTTTTATCGAAATCAGTATAGTCAGGCTTTTGAAGGGAAATCTGTTTCCTATAAACATACATACAAAAATCGAATTTTCTATACAACGTTATCCCCGGTAGATGTGGGAGGAGAGATTGTCGAGGTCATAGGGAGTGCGGTTGAGGTAACGATGTACGAAAATGCGGAATCTCGTATTCGCCATATGGCTTATCATGACCCATTAACAGATCTTCCTAATCGACGTAAATTGCAAACAGACCTTGAGCAATATATTGATCTGTCTGAGCATACAGAGCCGATGACGATCATGTTTTGTGACTTAGATCGGTTTAAGTATGTCAATGATGCAATGGGGCATGTTGCGGGAGATCAAGTGATCAAAACGATGACGGAAAGAATCCGCTCGTGTTTAGACGATGATGATACCTTGTATCGTCTTGGTGGTGATGAATTCGTCATAGCTATAAGGAACGATCCTGGTCCAAATAAAACAAACCAGGTCGGAGAGAAGATCTTAGAACAAGTCAGCCGACCAATCGATTTAATGGGGAAAAAAGTCTTTATAACGATGAGTATCGGTGTGTCTACTTACCCAAATGATGGCAGTACGTCACAGGAATTGATGGGCAAGGCAGATATTGCGATGCATTATTGTAAAATGAGGGGCAGAGACAGTGTTCTTTTTTATACGAAAGGTATGAACCGCTCCTACAATCAACTGGTTTCTCTCGAAGGAGATTTACGTGAGGCAATTAGTAAAAAACAGCTTAGCCTTCATTATCAGCCTAAGGTAGATGTGGACTCAGGGTACATAAACGGTATGGAAGCATTGGTTAGATGGGAGCACCCAACGAAGGGGATTATTTCCCCAAATGAATTCATCCCATTGGCGGAAGAAACAGGCTTGATCACACAGATCGATGAATGGGTTCTTTATGAAGCTTGTCGACAGAACCAAGAATGGATTGAATTAGGCTATGCTCCTGAACGAATAGCAGTAAACGTATCCGCAAATGAAATTCAGAAAGATGATTTTGCCTGTAAAGTTCAACGGATCCTTGCGATGACAGGTTTAGCCCCTGAGTATTTAGAAGTAGAAGTAACGGAAAATAGCGTGATGCAGCATACCGAAGATTGTATTCGAACCATGCAGTATTTAAAGTCAATGGGCGTGTCGCTTGCGATTGATGACTTTGGAACAGGTTATTCTTCATTAAGTTATCTAAGGCAGTTTCCTATTCACTATCTAAAAATAGATCAAACGTTTACTAAAGATGTCCTTACAGACCCTAGTGATGCAGAGATTGTTAAAGCCATGATTCAACTTGCTGATGCATTCAAGTTAGGGGTGGTGGCAGAAGGGGTGGAAAGCGAAGAAGTCCTTGCCTTTTTAAAAGAGAACCAATGCCAATTTTACCAAGGCTATTATTTTAGCCGGCCACTTCCTCCAGAAGAAATAGTTCACTTGTTAACGAAACAATCCACTTATACCTCAAAAGAAAACCCACCATCCAGTTGA
- a CDS encoding anti-sigma factor family protein, with the protein MNHVAKEVLQMYLANELNDVERIGVEDHLDECEHCFHRYMASLHLVDTDSLMSSSFTEETMHEIHKKTPAQGRQNKTFIHYAIAAGLTIVLMGSGVFQHVFTVFDGEQFHNRPSITEKVMEETERWMTETERGMGDE; encoded by the coding sequence ATGAATCATGTAGCGAAGGAAGTTCTTCAAATGTATTTAGCAAACGAGCTTAATGATGTGGAACGAATCGGGGTGGAGGATCACTTGGACGAATGTGAGCATTGTTTTCATAGATATATGGCAAGCCTTCACTTAGTTGACACTGATTCTTTGATGTCCTCCTCTTTTACTGAGGAGACAATGCATGAGATTCATAAAAAAACCCCTGCACAAGGGAGACAAAATAAAACATTTATCCATTACGCCATTGCTGCAGGATTGACAATTGTCTTAATGGGAAGTGGCGTATTCCAGCATGTTTTTACCGTGTTTGACGGAGAGCAATTCCACAACAGACCATCAATTACCGAGAAAGTGATGGAAGAGACGGAACGTTGGATGACAGAAACAGAAAGGGGAATGGGGGATGAATAA
- a CDS encoding RNA polymerase sigma factor — MIKKIVAGNQQAARVIIERYKAHVFKVAYSVIQDHNKAEDIAQETFLKMMDALPSYRGPGFKTWHSKIAFRKALDEQRKDKRRPEDPVSLDFDRAPLDDESVEQQVVAKETEEKIQVAIEALPENYRGVVKAYYIDEQSYQEIGKHFDLAEKTVEMKLYRARKWMKKHWRREDFT, encoded by the coding sequence TTGATTAAAAAAATAGTAGCAGGAAATCAACAAGCAGCTCGGGTTATTATTGAACGGTATAAAGCACATGTCTTTAAAGTTGCTTATAGTGTTATCCAGGACCACAACAAAGCTGAAGATATTGCGCAAGAGACATTTCTTAAGATGATGGATGCCCTTCCTTCTTACCGCGGGCCTGGATTTAAAACATGGCATAGTAAAATTGCTTTTAGAAAGGCACTTGATGAGCAAAGAAAAGATAAACGAAGGCCAGAGGATCCTGTTTCACTTGATTTTGACAGGGCACCTTTAGATGACGAAAGTGTTGAACAGCAAGTAGTGGCAAAAGAGACAGAAGAAAAGATTCAAGTAGCCATCGAAGCCCTTCCTGAAAATTACCGTGGCGTTGTTAAAGCCTATTACATAGATGAACAAAGTTACCAGGAGATTGGTAAACACTTTGACTTGGCAGAGAAAACAGTGGAAATGAAGTTGTACCGAGCACGCAAATGGATGAAGAAACATTGGCGAAGGGAGGATTTTACATGA
- a CDS encoding DnaJ family domain-containing protein produces the protein MDFGHIIEEKIKQSIARGDFDHLPGKGKPLPMDELAYAPDDMRNSYRILKNANMLPEEMQIKKEIVQLEDLLIGCHDPKQQSRYKQQLSEKRIRFNLLMEKRKWQQSGAYRQYQGRIDRRFGF, from the coding sequence ATGGATTTTGGCCATATCATTGAAGAGAAGATTAAACAGTCGATTGCACGTGGGGATTTCGATCATCTTCCAGGGAAAGGGAAACCATTACCAATGGATGAACTTGCTTATGCACCGGATGATATGCGAAACAGCTATCGAATCTTAAAAAATGCTAATATGCTACCAGAGGAAATGCAGATCAAGAAAGAGATCGTTCAACTGGAGGATTTGCTCATTGGTTGCCATGATCCTAAGCAACAATCTCGGTATAAGCAACAACTTTCCGAGAAACGTATCCGGTTTAACCTTTTAATGGAGAAGAGAAAATGGCAGCAATCGGGGGCATACCGGCAATATCAGGGAAGGATTGACCGGAGGTTTGGATTTTAG
- a CDS encoding MOSC domain-containing protein, protein MSFKLLSLNVGRPESYATDKGELTSAYRKKPIDEPVYLRFLNFSGDEQADKKNHGGADQAVCLYPAQHYRHFEKVYGLKFPYPSFGENITVEGIDEWGTNIGDVFSLGEAEVQVTKPRKPCYIIARTHGIDDFPGRLTKTGFTGFYLRVLKEGKVTQGDAMRLKQVDPARVPVADVNEVKFTDKDNKEKISRIVQVDALAEDLRQSLQKRL, encoded by the coding sequence ATGAGCTTTAAACTGCTTTCTTTGAATGTTGGACGTCCAGAATCTTATGCTACAGATAAAGGAGAACTAACGAGTGCCTATCGAAAAAAACCAATAGATGAACCTGTATATTTAAGGTTTTTAAATTTTTCTGGTGATGAGCAGGCAGATAAGAAGAATCACGGTGGAGCAGATCAGGCGGTTTGTCTTTATCCAGCACAGCATTACCGTCATTTTGAAAAGGTGTACGGGCTGAAGTTTCCTTATCCTTCTTTTGGTGAAAATATAACTGTAGAAGGTATTGATGAGTGGGGGACGAATATTGGTGATGTGTTTTCGTTAGGGGAAGCGGAAGTGCAAGTTACCAAGCCCCGGAAACCGTGTTACATCATTGCCCGTACTCATGGGATTGATGATTTCCCTGGTCGCTTAACGAAAACCGGCTTCACAGGGTTTTACTTGCGTGTACTGAAAGAGGGTAAAGTTACTCAAGGGGATGCCATGCGCTTAAAACAAGTGGATCCAGCCAGAGTTCCGGTAGCTGATGTAAATGAAGTGAAGTTTACCGATAAAGACAATAAGGAAAAGATCAGCCGAATTGTTCAGGTAGATGCTCTCGCTGAGGACTTGCGTCAATCTCTCCAAAAGCGCTTGTAA
- a CDS encoding YkgJ family cysteine cluster protein: MERYLKHQEIIDKSKRINDSYALDQQFFDEIIDQLLDSELESEDVILTGFQRLLDEVDHEIGRMEQFAGMTPNCFKGCAFCCYFPIVLSKMEAKMMFRSIEHFSEDRKQKIYDHWDRYYKQHKEKLNQALSMNHTEDDTKLAYKKLNLPCPMLDPETQACMAYEVRPIPCRTYLNYSDPKVCAENHLPKEPFSYEFLYEFYFGAINELIQALYENGEDVFVDYPSDVWSYDYLPAWIEKWREGTLHEL, translated from the coding sequence ATGGAGAGGTATTTAAAACATCAAGAGATTATAGATAAATCAAAGCGAATAAACGATTCCTATGCCCTTGATCAGCAATTTTTTGATGAAATTATTGATCAACTATTAGACAGTGAACTAGAGTCGGAAGATGTAATTTTAACCGGCTTTCAACGTTTGCTAGACGAGGTAGATCATGAAATCGGTCGGATGGAGCAATTTGCGGGAATGACCCCGAACTGTTTCAAAGGTTGTGCCTTCTGCTGCTATTTTCCCATCGTTTTGAGTAAAATGGAAGCTAAAATGATGTTTCGTTCGATCGAACACTTTTCAGAAGATAGGAAACAAAAGATTTACGACCATTGGGATCGTTATTATAAACAACATAAAGAGAAATTGAATCAAGCCCTGTCTATGAATCATACTGAGGATGATACTAAGCTAGCTTATAAGAAACTTAACCTTCCGTGTCCGATGCTTGACCCTGAGACACAAGCGTGTATGGCGTATGAAGTTAGGCCGATCCCATGCCGTACCTATCTAAATTACTCGGATCCAAAGGTCTGTGCTGAAAATCATCTTCCAAAAGAACCATTCAGCTATGAATTCTTATATGAATTTTATTTCGGTGCCATCAATGAATTAATTCAAGCATTATATGAAAATGGGGAAGACGTATTTGTTGATTATCCGAGTGATGTGTGGAGTTATGATTATTTGCCTGCATGGATAGAAAAGTGGAGAGAGGGGACATTGCATGAGCTTTAA
- the mreBH gene encoding rod-share determining protein MreBH, which yields MLSNAEIGIDLGTANILIYSKAKGILLNEPSVVAYDTETKNVVAVGKEAKEMVGKTPRNIIPVRPLRDGVIADYDMTAQMLKELLKKVTKKSGISMRKPTVVICTPSGSTSVERRAIHNAVKSYGAKAVHLIEEPIAAAIGADLPVDEPIANVIVDIGGGTTEVAIISFGGVVSSRSIRTGGDVMDEEIIQYVRKAYNILIGERTAEQIKMEIGYAQGDHPEEKMDVRGRDMVTGLPKTIELSSTEIQGALKEILEQILETIRATLEECPPELSGDIVDHGVILTGGGSLLKGMQEWLSDVIVVPVHMAPSPLESVAIGTGRSLKMIQKLQKATK from the coding sequence ATGTTATCAAATGCTGAAATTGGAATCGATCTGGGAACAGCTAATATATTAATTTACTCAAAGGCAAAAGGGATTCTGCTAAATGAACCTTCTGTTGTTGCTTATGACACGGAAACTAAGAATGTTGTGGCCGTCGGGAAAGAAGCTAAAGAAATGGTCGGTAAGACACCAAGGAATATTATCCCGGTGCGTCCGCTCAGAGATGGTGTAATCGCTGACTATGATATGACCGCACAAATGCTTAAAGAATTATTAAAAAAAGTAACTAAGAAATCCGGGATTTCCATGCGCAAGCCAACTGTTGTCATCTGTACACCATCCGGCTCAACTTCTGTTGAGAGAAGGGCGATTCATAATGCCGTGAAAAGCTACGGTGCAAAAGCCGTTCATCTTATTGAAGAGCCCATCGCAGCTGCCATAGGCGCGGACCTCCCTGTCGATGAACCGATTGCGAACGTCATTGTTGACATCGGTGGAGGAACAACGGAAGTTGCGATCATTTCCTTCGGCGGTGTTGTATCATCCCGCTCCATTCGTACAGGCGGAGATGTGATGGATGAAGAAATTATCCAATATGTCCGTAAAGCCTACAACATTTTAATTGGTGAGCGAACAGCCGAACAAATTAAAATGGAAATCGGCTACGCTCAGGGTGACCACCCGGAAGAAAAGATGGACGTACGGGGAAGAGATATGGTGACAGGATTACCTAAAACCATCGAACTTTCATCGACTGAAATACAAGGTGCTCTCAAAGAAATATTAGAACAAATCCTTGAAACTATCCGTGCTACTTTAGAGGAATGCCCTCCGGAATTAAGTGGTGACATCGTTGATCATGGTGTAATTTTAACTGGCGGGGGTTCATTGCTAAAAGGTATGCAGGAATGGTTATCCGATGTTATCGTCGTCCCTGTTCACATGGCCCCATCACCATTGGAATCCGTAGCCATCGGAACAGGACGCTCCCTAAAAATGATCCAAAAACTCCAAAAAGCTACTAAGTAA
- a CDS encoding ketopantoate reductase family protein has protein sequence MKIVIFGAGALGAYFGARWEEAGHDVVNLVRSGRAEQLREHGLTLHSEMGDYTVNELTIAESPEEIEDPDLVFLAVKGYHLHGTLDWLKQLVQKGTKVYPVLNGVEHISILQKELGEEAVIGGLSYIIATLDEKGHVVHSSPFHDLVFGPLHPSQQQICEEMALACNQANLNGTLSPNILEDIWKKYMFISAFSGITTATNLPIGEVRSFPQTFLVTRRILEEMKELANTHQVQLTNEHVEAAFKQLKGLDNEMTSSMHQDRRKGLPLEVEHLHGGALRLGKEHNLHMPYTETIRAMIKPYEAYQQ, from the coding sequence ATGAAAATAGTTATATTTGGCGCAGGTGCATTAGGGGCATATTTCGGTGCTCGCTGGGAGGAAGCTGGTCATGATGTTGTTAATCTAGTCCGCTCAGGACGTGCTGAGCAGTTAAGAGAGCACGGATTAACATTACATAGCGAAATGGGAGATTACACTGTAAATGAGCTAACCATTGCTGAAAGCCCCGAGGAAATTGAGGATCCTGACCTGGTTTTCCTTGCCGTAAAAGGGTACCACCTTCATGGCACACTAGATTGGTTGAAACAGCTTGTTCAAAAAGGGACAAAAGTTTACCCTGTATTAAATGGGGTAGAGCATATCTCCATTTTACAGAAGGAGCTCGGTGAAGAAGCCGTGATTGGTGGTCTTTCCTACATTATTGCTACCCTTGATGAAAAGGGACATGTTGTGCATTCAAGTCCATTTCATGATCTAGTATTTGGACCTCTCCACCCTTCACAGCAGCAAATATGTGAGGAAATGGCTTTAGCTTGCAATCAAGCTAATCTTAACGGAACATTAAGTCCGAATATTTTAGAGGATATTTGGAAGAAATACATGTTTATTTCAGCATTTTCAGGTATAACAACAGCTACTAATTTACCTATCGGTGAAGTACGTAGTTTCCCACAAACCTTTTTGGTCACGAGAAGAATTCTTGAAGAGATGAAGGAGCTAGCTAACACTCACCAAGTCCAATTAACAAATGAGCATGTCGAAGCAGCTTTCAAGCAATTAAAGGGTCTTGACAACGAAATGACTTCTTCTATGCATCAAGACCGCAGAAAAGGCTTGCCACTCGAGGTTGAACACCTTCACGGCGGAGCATTACGGCTTGGAAAAGAGCATAATCTTCACATGCCTTATACCGAAACCATCCGCGCGATGATTAAACCATACGAAGCCTATCAACAATAA
- a CDS encoding M15 family metallopeptidase — MISLIYTLIELQERNSHIYYVEDKSQTSELHPAVEQGKEHLVEQASERGIDVVITDGVRTKEEQERLYEQGRSTEGDIVTYASGGESYHNYGLAIDFALQLDDGNVVWDLTRDDNSNGQADWMEVAEIAKNLGFTWGGDWQSFKDYPHLQMDFGLSIRELQRGKRPKPEALAEE, encoded by the coding sequence ATGATTTCTTTAATTTATACGCTAATAGAACTTCAAGAACGGAATTCTCATATATATTACGTGGAAGATAAAAGTCAGACATCCGAATTACATCCAGCTGTTGAGCAAGGAAAGGAACATTTAGTTGAACAGGCATCCGAACGTGGGATTGATGTAGTAATTACGGATGGAGTAAGGACGAAAGAGGAGCAAGAGCGTCTGTATGAACAAGGTCGTTCTACAGAAGGTGATATTGTAACCTATGCTTCAGGAGGGGAGTCTTATCACAATTATGGCTTAGCAATTGACTTTGCATTACAACTCGATGATGGTAATGTCGTTTGGGATTTGACGCGTGATGATAACAGCAACGGTCAGGCGGATTGGATGGAAGTGGCTGAGATCGCTAAAAACTTGGGATTTACTTGGGGTGGTGACTGGCAATCATTTAAAGACTATCCACACTTGCAAATGGACTTCGGATTAAGTATTCGTGAGTTGCAAAGAGGAAAGCGTCCTAAACCTGAAGCGTTAGCAGAAGAATAG
- a CDS encoding C40 family peptidase, with translation MKFVYIIVSNTGSVANRAIKTFTYAPYNHASLSLDKGMKRMYSFGRKKPTNPFWGGFVQENLINGTFSWYPYSTCAVYRLTLPKRNYQKLERIIKAFAKNHKTYLYNYIGLLGVPVNKPLTIPASYFCSQFVAEVLHRSGVPLFSKASALVTPEDFRHHIQLIKIYEGPLYDYPYLHSKSIYHPKKYKSFPFRKYIKQQVKDNLFEIGTDHSNDEYKFRDGFIKPKKILLSKQLCKVKRFLLCNKHRY, from the coding sequence ATGAAGTTCGTTTATATAATAGTTAGCAACACGGGCTCTGTTGCTAATCGTGCAATTAAAACCTTTACGTATGCCCCATACAATCATGCTTCTTTATCATTAGACAAAGGCATGAAGCGAATGTACAGCTTTGGCAGAAAGAAACCCACCAATCCATTCTGGGGAGGTTTTGTACAAGAGAATCTCATTAACGGAACATTCAGCTGGTACCCCTACTCTACTTGTGCAGTGTATAGACTAACACTGCCTAAGAGGAACTATCAAAAGCTTGAACGGATCATCAAAGCCTTTGCGAAAAATCATAAGACTTATTTGTACAATTATATCGGCTTACTAGGTGTGCCCGTCAACAAGCCTCTTACCATCCCCGCAAGTTACTTTTGCTCACAATTCGTTGCCGAAGTGCTTCATCGTTCAGGGGTACCGCTTTTCTCAAAAGCCAGCGCACTGGTAACACCTGAAGACTTCCGCCATCACATTCAACTCATTAAAATATACGAAGGTCCATTGTACGACTATCCCTATTTGCATTCAAAGTCTATCTATCATCCGAAGAAATACAAGTCATTTCCTTTCAGAAAGTACATAAAGCAGCAAGTGAAAGACAACCTATTCGAAATAGGTACCGATCATTCTAATGATGAATACAAATTCAGGGACGGATTCATTAAACCTAAAAAGATCTTACTATCAAAGCAGTTGTGTAAAGTTAAACGATTTCTCTTGTGTAATAAGCACCGATATTAA
- a CDS encoding acrylyl-CoA reductase family protein, translating to MTEFKAYYIDQTKNGKMNAEIKTISTEDLPASDVLIQVHYSSVNYKDGMISTPGNPMVKDYPIIPGIDLAGIIVHSKDDRFQEGDAVIATSYEIGVSHHGGFSEYASVPGDWVVPLPDGLTLEESMIYGTAGFTAALSVHKLEKNGLTPEDGPVLVTGATGGVGSMAVAMLAKRGYEVEASTGSEEHKDYLLDLGAARVISRVDVYDGKLKALGKQRWAAAIDPVGGKQLASLLSQLKYEGAAAVSGLTAGTDVPTQVYPFILRGINLLGIDSVYCPMETRKEIWSRLADDLKTTDAFEKIKVEILLDQVPGTLTSILEGKTRGRTIVKLG from the coding sequence TTGACTGAATTTAAAGCGTACTATATTGATCAAACCAAAAATGGCAAAATGAATGCTGAGATAAAAACCATATCCACAGAGGATCTACCTGCAAGTGATGTTCTCATTCAAGTTCATTACTCAAGTGTGAACTATAAAGATGGAATGATTTCAACACCCGGCAACCCGATGGTGAAGGATTATCCCATTATCCCAGGGATTGATTTAGCCGGAATCATTGTCCACTCAAAGGATGACCGTTTCCAAGAGGGCGATGCTGTTATCGCTACTAGCTATGAAATAGGTGTATCCCACCACGGCGGTTTTAGTGAATATGCTTCAGTACCTGGCGATTGGGTTGTTCCTCTGCCAGATGGATTGACACTTGAGGAATCGATGATTTATGGAACAGCAGGCTTTACCGCAGCATTATCTGTGCATAAGTTAGAAAAAAACGGATTGACTCCAGAGGACGGTCCTGTTTTAGTTACAGGTGCTACCGGGGGAGTCGGTAGCATGGCAGTAGCTATGCTCGCTAAGCGCGGTTATGAAGTGGAAGCAAGTACAGGAAGTGAAGAACATAAAGACTATCTATTAGATTTAGGGGCTGCACGCGTGATTTCACGCGTGGATGTGTATGATGGAAAACTTAAAGCACTTGGCAAACAACGCTGGGCTGCTGCCATCGACCCTGTTGGCGGGAAACAGCTTGCCTCCCTTCTCTCACAGTTAAAATACGAAGGTGCTGCAGCAGTAAGCGGGCTTACTGCTGGAACAGATGTACCAACACAGGTTTATCCATTTATCCTTCGGGGTATAAATCTCTTAGGGATTGATTCTGTCTACTGTCCGATGGAAACAAGGAAGGAAATTTGGTCTCGTCTGGCTGACGATTTAAAAACAACCGATGCATTTGAAAAAATAAAAGTTGAAATTTTGTTAGATCAAGTGCCTGGAACATTAACAAGTATCTTAGAAGGTAAAACTCGTGGACGTACGATTGTTAAACTAGGGTAA